The window GCTTTATCAAATGATAATATTTCATTTTGCGTAGTAACTAGCTCATCACCATAATGTCCAGACATTTTTTTACCTTTTTGAACTCTTCCTGGCCACTCTCTATTACCTATTGATCCTGGAGCTCTGTGGAATCTAGAACCATGTGCTGCTGGACCACCTTGAAAATTCCATCTTTTCATAACACCAGAAAAGCCTCTACCCTTTGTTTTTAATGATACCTTAACCCTTTTTGCGTTTTCTAATATACTTAAATCTAAATTTCCAACTTCTGTATTAGTAACTTTTATTGTTGCAAAATTATTAAATTCTCTTGTTATATTGTATTTTTTTTGCTGACCTAAAATTGGTTTATTGACAAACTTCCCTTGTTTATAAGCGACTATCGCTTTACCGCTACCTAATAATTCACATACTTTTGTATCAATGATTTTAAGTAGAGTTACGGCAATACTACTTGTGCCTATTGTCCTACTCATGCCTATTTTTTCTACTAAAAATTCTGCTTGCAAAAATTCCATTTGACTATTCCTTAATTTATAAATGTAACTTCTACTTCTACTTCTGGTGCTAAATCAAGCCCCATTAGACTATCAACAGTTTCTGGAGTGGCAGACATGATATCTATTATCCTACTATGGATTCTCATTTCAAACTGCTCTCTAGAATCCTTATTTACATGCGGTGAGCGTAAAACCGTGTATTTTCTCTTTCTTGTAGGAAGTGGAACTGGTCCAATTATCTCTGAACCTGTCCTCTTTGCTGTTTCAACAATCGAAGAAACTGACCTATCTAACACCCTATGGTCATAAGCCTTTAGTTTAAGTCTCATTTTTTCCATGTTTATTATTTCCTTAAAATTTAGGTATATAGAATACACAAAGCAAAAAATTGCTTTTAGTTTTAAAATAAAGGCAAAATTCTATAATAAAATAATGAAGTTAGTCAATACATTTTACTATAAATAGGGAAATATAATAAATTTTATTTCCTTATAAAAAGGATAATAAGCTCTTAAAGATAAAATTTATTTCTCTTGAAATTCCCTAATCTTATTTTCAACACTATTAATAATCCAATCAGGAGTAGAAGCTCCAGCAGTAATTCCACATTTTTGTTTGCCTACAAACCATTCTTTTTGCAATTCATTTTCATCTTCGATACAATAACTATCCTTGCAGTAGTTAAGCGATATATTTAGCAATTGCTTTGTATTTGAACTTTGTTTTCCACCAACAACAATAACTACATCAGAATCTATAGCCAACTCTTTTACTGCTTCTTGATTTGCAAATGTAGCATTACAAATAGTATTAAATACTCTTACTTCAGAGCATATTTCTATTAAATAATTTGCAATTTCTAAAAACTTTGATAGATTTTTTGTTGTTTGTGAGACTAATGCAACTTTATTTTTTATGATATTAATATCAATATGGTCTTTATCTAATACCACTTGATATGCTTTAGTGCAATAACTTGCAACACCTTTTACTTCTGGGTGATCTTTATCTCCAAAAATAATTATATGATATCCTTCATCACTCATTTGCTCACAAATTTTTTGAGGTTTTGTTACAAATGGACAAGTAGCATCAATGATATTTACATTTGATTGTTTCAATCTCTCTAAATCATTTTTTTGGATTCCATGTGTTCTAATTATCACATTTGAATTTTCTTTAATATTATCCAAATTGGTTTCTACATGGACATTGAAATTTACTTTTAGTCTATCGATTTCTTTTTGATTATGTATCAAAGGACCGATTGTAATTGCATTTTTATTTTGTTCAGCAAGCTTGATTGCTCTTTTTACACCAAAACAGAATCCATATTCATTTGCTCTTTTTATTTGCACTTTTTACCTACTTAAACTATTTTTTATTGTTGTGATATTTTTGATAATATCTAAGAAATTTGGAAATGATACATCAATACAAGCAGAATCTTCTACAATCACTCCATATAAGATTCCAAGTATCGCAAAACTCATAGCAATTCTATGATCGCCATAGCTATTTATGGTTGGTATTTTTTTCTTCAAATTTATACCACCTTCAATAATAAATCCATCTTCTAATTCTTCACATCTAACACCAAATGATTTTAACCCCTCTAATGTCGCTTTTATCCTATCGCTTTCTTTAAATCGCAATTCTTTGGCATTTGTTATCTTGCTGCTACCTTTTGCACAAGCAAAAGCAATAGCCAAAGCTGGAATCTCATCTATAAGCCATGATATATTAGAATCTACACTAATGGCATTAAGCTCATTATTTTTGATGGTAATATCGCCTATATCTTCATATTCACTATTTTTTATTTCTATTTTTATATCAACTCCCATTTTTTGCAATACAAAAAATGCTTCGATTCTCGTTGGATTTAATAATACATCTTTTAAAACAACTTTAGCATTTTTTGTGATAGCTGCAAGAATAGCAAAATAAAATGCACTTGAAGGGTCAGCTGGGATTGTAATATCAAGTGGATTTAGTGGCTCTTTATTTGAATTTATTATTATTTCATTATCATTTATTTTCAAATCTGCGCCCATTCCAAGAAACATTCTCTCTGTATGGTCCCTGCTTTTTGAGATTTCACTAAATTTACTAATGCCTTGTATTTGCAATGCTGATAAAATCATAGCACTTTTTACTTGTGCTGATGATATAAGACTATGATATGTAAATGGATTTAGTGTTGCGCCATTTATACAAATAGGAGCAAGGGTATTATTGCATCTTGCAGAGATATTTGCACCGATACTATTTAGTGGCTCAATAATTCGCTTCATTGGTCTAGAATTTAGATATTTATCACCACTTAGGATAAAATTTCCTTTATTTGGTGCAAGTAATCCTATATAAAGTCTCATTGCTGTGCCTGCATTGCCACAATAAAGAATATCTATAGGTTCATTTATACCATTTGTTGGACTAAAATATAATTCCTTGCTATTTTTGATGGATTCTATATTATTTATATTTCCATTAGAATCTTTTACTTCTAGCCCAAGCTGCATGGCTATTTTTAAAGTATCAAGTGTATCTTCACCAAAAAGATAATTTCTAACTCTACTTTGTTTATTGCTAAAAAAAGAAAATATAGCACTGCGATGCGATATAGATTTATCTGGAGCAATAGAATCTATGCATAAATCTATATTATTTACAATAGGTAAAATCTCTGTTTTTCTCATCTAAGTATTGCCCCAAACTTGGATGATAAGAGTTCAACAATATTATCAATCTTTAAATCATCTTCACTAAGTGTTTTATTCATTGATTGAAATGTAATCCTAAAACTCAAACTCACCTTGTCTCCGAGCTCATCACTTTTATACAAATCAAGTGGAATGATAGATTTTATATCAGGAAAATTTTGGCTAAGAATCTCTTTTTTAATCTCTCCAAATTCTATATTTTTATCAAGCAATATTGTAATATCTCTTTGAGATGCTTGGAATCTAGAAAACTCACTAAATACAGGAATCTTAATAATTTCAAACAATTTATCAAAACAAATCTCACAAATAAATGTATCTTCGCTTATATCTAGCTTGTTTGAAATAAATGGATTTAACTTTCCTATTAATCCTATTTCTTTGCCATCTTTTATAATTGTTGCACAAATATTTTTGTGATATATCATATTTGCACTACTAGATTCTAAAGTAAATTTACCAACTATATCGCTTATTACACTTGCAAAACTATAAAAATCCCATATTTCACCTTTTGGATTTGGATATACAGAATCTAGTCTATTTCCACTCACTACAAAAGCTAAAGATGAACTTTCTTCTCTTTTTTTATTATAAATACTTCCTATTTCAAATAATCTAATTGTGTTGTAGCCATAATTTTTGTTTCTTGCTACGCTATCAAGCATAGCAGGCAATAGTGAGCTTCTAAGAGTGTTCAAATCACTTGTAATTGGATTTGTTATATCAAGATTGGATTCTA of the Helicobacter sp. MIT 99-5507 genome contains:
- the aroA gene encoding 3-phosphoshikimate 1-carboxyvinyltransferase, which codes for MRKTEILPIVNNIDLCIDSIAPDKSISHRSAIFSFFSNKQSRVRNYLFGEDTLDTLKIAMQLGLEVKDSNGNINNIESIKNSKELYFSPTNGINEPIDILYCGNAGTAMRLYIGLLAPNKGNFILSGDKYLNSRPMKRIIEPLNSIGANISARCNNTLAPICINGATLNPFTYHSLISSAQVKSAMILSALQIQGISKFSEISKSRDHTERMFLGMGADLKINDNEIIINSNKEPLNPLDITIPADPSSAFYFAILAAITKNAKVVLKDVLLNPTRIEAFFVLQKMGVDIKIEIKNSEYEDIGDITIKNNELNAISVDSNISWLIDEIPALAIAFACAKGSSKITNAKELRFKESDRIKATLEGLKSFGVRCEELEDGFIIEGGINLKKKIPTINSYGDHRIAMSFAILGILYGVIVEDSACIDVSFPNFLDIIKNITTIKNSLSR
- the rpsJ gene encoding 30S ribosomal protein S10 gives rise to the protein MEKMRLKLKAYDHRVLDRSVSSIVETAKRTGSEIIGPVPLPTRKRKYTVLRSPHVNKDSREQFEMRIHSRIIDIMSATPETVDSLMGLDLAPEVEVEVTFIN
- a CDS encoding 4-hydroxy-3-methylbut-2-enyl diphosphate reductase → MQIKRANEYGFCFGVKRAIKLAEQNKNAITIGPLIHNQKEIDRLKVNFNVHVETNLDNIKENSNVIIRTHGIQKNDLERLKQSNVNIIDATCPFVTKPQKICEQMSDEGYHIIIFGDKDHPEVKGVASYCTKAYQVVLDKDHIDINIIKNKVALVSQTTKNLSKFLEIANYLIEICSEVRVFNTICNATFANQEAVKELAIDSDVVIVVGGKQSSNTKQLLNISLNYCKDSYCIEDENELQKEWFVGKQKCGITAGASTPDWIINSVENKIREFQEK
- the rplC gene encoding 50S ribosomal protein L3; amino-acid sequence: MEFLQAEFLVEKIGMSRTIGTSSIAVTLLKIIDTKVCELLGSGKAIVAYKQGKFVNKPILGQQKKYNITREFNNFATIKVTNTEVGNLDLSILENAKRVKVSLKTKGRGFSGVMKRWNFQGGPAAHGSRFHRAPGSIGNREWPGRVQKGKKMSGHYGDELVTTQNEILSFDKANSVLVLKGSVPGYNGIYGRIKVVK